GCAAGGCCGCAAGCTCGGCATAAGGCATGCCGCCGACGTAGAGATCCGGATCCTTGAGATCGGTCATCGTCAGAAGCTGTAGCGCAAGGACACGCCATAGGTACGCGGCGCCGACGGTACGAGGAAGTTGTACGGGAAGCCCGCGCCGCGCAAGTCGAGGCCGTAGCCATATGTCTTGCGCTCGAAGATATTGTTCGCGAACGCCCGGACCGTCAGTGCGTCATTGCTCCAGCTGAGCGACGCGTTGACTTTGGCGTTCGCGCCCTGCTGCAACTCGCTGTTCACTTGCGGCGTGCCGGGCGCGTCGATCTCGTTGAACGGCGAGAAATATTGGCGGCTCGAATAGGCCATGTTCGGCGCGAAAGTGATTTTCCCGCCCACGACGTCCAAGACATCCCATTCGAAACCGAGTTGCGCGGTAAGCTTCGGCGCGAAGGGCAGCTCATTGCCCGACAGGTCGGCGCCCTGCAGCGTCAATTCCTTATATTTCGAATGCAGCCAGCCGAGCGAGGCGTTGATGCGGAGACCGTCGGTTGGGCGCAGCGTGGTCTCGACCTCCAGCCCATATACTTCGGACGATGGCGCGTTGACGAGGAAGGATACCGGTCCCGCGCGCGTGTCCTGCAACTGCTGGTTCGAATAGTCGTAGTAAAAGGCGGATGCTGCGTAAGTGAGCAGGCGCCCGCCCGCGCGGCCCTTGATCCCGATTTCATAGGCGTTGACGCGCTCGGGCTCGATATAGCCGATGCCGCTCGACGACGTGTAGCCGCCGCCATTGACCGCACCCGCGCGGTAACCGCGGTTGTAGCTCGCATAGACGAGCGGGCCGTCGTCGAAGGTGTAGCTCAATGCCACGCGGCCGGTCAGCGCATTATTCGTATCTGCGAGCGCGAAGCGCGCGGCGGGATCATAGGGGCAGGTGCCCGCGACCCCGGCGCACGGCACCGTCGTCGCGATCGGCGTCTGCGGGTCGTCGACCCCGCCGATGAACAGATAGGCAAAGGCGTCGTCGTAGCGCGACTTGTCCTTGGTATAGCGCGCGCCGAGCGTGAGCACGAGCCGATCGGCGAGGTCGATGTCGGCTTGTCCGAACACGGCATAGCTTTTGCGGACCTGCCGGTAATGCTGGAAGAAGCCGCCTGCCGGCGGCAGCGGCAGGTTGAACGTGTTGTCGGTGATGTTGCGGTCCCAGCCATAGAAGAGCCCGCCGACGAAGGTCAGTCCGTCGCCGTCGTAATTGGCGCGCAGTTCCTGACTGAATTGGCGATAGTTCGAGCGCCAGTTGATATCGAGAATATCGAGCGGCGATCCGTCGGCCGCCTGCTGAAGATTCTGCTTTCCGCCATCATAGCTGGTGATCGAGGTCAGGCTGAGCGTATCGCTGAGTTCGAGTGCGATATTTGCCGAGAATCCCCAGGCGTCGGTGCGGTTCTCGCCGATCCGATTCTCGTTCGTCTCGAAAAAGCCGAGCCCGGTGCGGAAGGGTTCGAGGCCATGCACCGCGGCCTGCGTCCCGCGGTCGCGGCCGGCATAGGCGCGCAGCACGATGTCGAGCGTCTCGACCGGCTTGACGCGCAGCGAGGCGCGGCCCTGCAGCGTGTCGATCGACGCGGCGTCGCGTCCGCCGGGGAAGATGTTTTTGATCTGCCCGTCGCCCTTGGCGTAGTTCACCGCAAGGCGCAGCCCTGCGACATCCTCGGCGAGGGTTGCTTCGGCGGCGCCCTGCGCGGTGATTGTGTCGAAATTGGCGTAACCGAGCTGGACATAGCCGTTGGTGCCGGAGAGGCCGGGCTTCTTCGTGATGAAGTTGATCGCGCCGCCCGTGGTGTTGCGGCCGAACAGCGTGCCCTGCGGCCCGCGAAGCACTTCGATGCGGTCGAGATCGAACAACCCCATGCCGTGGCTGGTGCGCGGCGCCAGATAGACATCGTCGAGATAGACGCCGACGGGCGACGCCTGATTGCTGTTATATTCGTTCGCGACGCCGATGCCGCGCAGCGAGAAGTTCGGCTGCGTGTCGCCATAGGGGCTGTTGATCTGAAGGTTCGGGACCGCGTCGCCGAGTTGCGCGGAATTGGTGATGCCGCGGTCGGCCAGCGTGTCGCCGCCGAGGGCAGTAACCGCGACCGGCACGTCGAGCAGCGACTGCTCGCGGCGCTGCGCGGTGACGACGATATCGCCGTCGGTCGCAGCGGTGTCGGGCGGCGTCGGCGCATCCTGCGCCATGGCGAAAGTCGATGTCGAAACGGCGAGCGCAGCCAGCATGGCGCGCGCGAAAGGCAAAGCTGCCATAGTCCTTCTCCCAATTTGGCGGGGCTTCTGCGAGCCCTGTCAGCTAGGAAGACTAAGGCGAGGG
This sequence is a window from Sphingopyxis sp. USTB-05. Protein-coding genes within it:
- a CDS encoding TonB-dependent receptor codes for the protein MAALPFARAMLAALAVSTSTFAMAQDAPTPPDTAATDGDIVVTAQRREQSLLDVPVAVTALGGDTLADRGITNSAQLGDAVPNLQINSPYGDTQPNFSLRGIGVANEYNSNQASPVGVYLDDVYLAPRTSHGMGLFDLDRIEVLRGPQGTLFGRNTTGGAINFITKKPGLSGTNGYVQLGYANFDTITAQGAAEATLAEDVAGLRLAVNYAKGDGQIKNIFPGGRDAASIDTLQGRASLRVKPVETLDIVLRAYAGRDRGTQAAVHGLEPFRTGLGFFETNENRIGENRTDAWGFSANIALELSDTLSLTSITSYDGGKQNLQQAADGSPLDILDINWRSNYRQFSQELRANYDGDGLTFVGGLFYGWDRNITDNTFNLPLPPAGGFFQHYRQVRKSYAVFGQADIDLADRLVLTLGARYTKDKSRYDDAFAYLFIGGVDDPQTPIATTVPCAGVAGTCPYDPAARFALADTNNALTGRVALSYTFDDGPLVYASYNRGYRAGAVNGGGYTSSSGIGYIEPERVNAYEIGIKGRAGGRLLTYAASAFYYDYSNQQLQDTRAGPVSFLVNAPSSEVYGLEVETTLRPTDGLRINASLGWLHSKYKELTLQGADLSGNELPFAPKLTAQLGFEWDVLDVVGGKITFAPNMAYSSRQYFSPFNEIDAPGTPQVNSELQQGANAKVNASLSWSNDALTVRAFANNIFERKTYGYGLDLRGAGFPYNFLVPSAPRTYGVSLRYSF